The following proteins are encoded in a genomic region of Sebastes fasciatus isolate fSebFas1 chromosome 12, fSebFas1.pri, whole genome shotgun sequence:
- the LOC141779214 gene encoding uncharacterized protein LOC141779214 isoform X15 — translation MHTVATMTTEASAVNEADTEGKQKASGAEPKPEPENKQKPEAAAAEPEGEPSSKKAQEQASEPGPADVATSPEEEQLKPRTRTSAGKGLSRLFSSFLKRRSQCSEEEGFEAEKAREEKADKEEKADKAEEEKVEEVKPEEKEAKAEEEKVEVKEVKKKEEKEPKEEKEEEKVEKRGSKKKKKEAKKKQEKKDEEKVKNDEEKKEEETVKKKEEQKEEEKAQQTVDKKEEQLETKEETQKETAEVKEKGAEAVKKETKDEERVDKRVTKKKEKEDKIKKKEEEKAKRKAEEDERVKKREEEKAKKKEEEKAREAEKTKKKEEEKTKKEEDKTKEEKTKKKEEEKPKEELKKKEEDKAKEEVKKKEEEKPEEKQKKEEEKGKKKEKGKNKGKKEVKGPSEEQVKAPIAAPEPELKTEPDTEQAPDQHSISSGETQQAQEENKEEAAIKEEPEVVEEVKKEDTEKKEEEPAEQEKEAKGEEKAKAKEEAKKEKPVKEKKTEKKTEKKTEKNTEKKTEKNTEKKTEKNTEKNTEKKTEKNTEKNTEKNTEKKTEKKAEKKAEEAEAEEAKGSKRQKTMQCKVTLLDDTQFECELDKHAKVQDLLTKVCDHVNLLERDYFGLTTQESSTNKTWMESTKEIRKQVSGAVYEFAFGVKFYPPDPAQLTEDLTRYFLCLQLRKDIMHGVLPCSFVTLSLLGSYTAQSELGEYDPELHGTDYVKDLSLAPGQSKELEDKVMELHRTYRSMSPAQADMSFLENAKKLAMYGVDLHHAKDLDGVDITLGVCSSGLMVYKDKLRINRFPWPKVLKISYKRSSFFIKIRPSEQEQYESTIGFKLPNYKASKKLWKVCVEHHTFFRVPTVEPPSSRRFLILGSKFRYSGRTQAQTRQASSMIDRPAPRFTRSASKRLSRNLDGAGDETLQFLQGLSASTRSEVDDWSLMLTSDKPQPSPEFTARGESEHMFIESWEEGQSVHTDAVTWQETETGQTGSQTITQTVSEPWQELASDEQKQRSKEDEWSAMLHRHPPFPFVPPFDFVKQPAKLSLAKIRALDRLLRPDLTQQDDWFLYFDPLFSLSSLESANKPLSPLAQFQLQEEDEQGSRVAEQELTSEEVIERLQETVMLVEKLKEANVLERRLREVRDLEDRLQGMDEMAERLQDVIEQELGKEEVDKLREEDGDLEQERQIQAERIVQTVLRKSVSKIETKEDEVDELEEQIKEVFLKGLLPEEEEVEVKQETEKEVTDESVLDDSLREKLRQIEKEWRDDVEDKLKSGSSDVTSSIVAYQKVERRTKKRVTIVEERGRTQEEMEDVQVQRVVMSEERIEKEMTWRKTETLEEITEGEVTERLQTEDRSQGPDEDIWFILFDRPPYKAVFKPPVTTVERAEVDEGEYFTSETEITTVEEKTEIIVEERKIRDEEVWRIPEISPPQTIMGRDDDWFVLLDVVPKETPYVPPVTLKGRDQIGAESFVSVVGTAAEEEEIREVVSEERKIIEEAPRHLQEIPQMPVTERDDDWFGLLDVVPRETSYVPPVTSKAGDQIGAESFVSVVGTAAEEEEEIREVVSEEREIIEEAPRYLQEIPQMPVTDRDDDWFVLLDVVPRETSYVPPVTLKGRDQIGAESFVSVIETAAEEEEIREVVSEERKIIEEAPRHLQEIPQMPVTDRDDDWFVLLDVVPRETSYVPPVAVAERVEVSPEERVSLVKITAVEVREKRVEIMAPVLSEKQVEALPQAVREIEDDWFVLLDVPTREPSYVPPVTMAEYVQVYPEESVSTVVETIPVESRKEVVVEEIVVQKEDRGQQKISQPVRERDDDWFLLLDVVPRGAAYVPPVFLAAPSQIYPSVQPRRVEVISVELKLQQVDLEQIRLQPSGPLPERDDDWFVLFDAIREETVILPSASLTLFVPVTAVEMIPDMRKTFEAEVTTTETRTWKKMIIGVESRQDETRLSEIRPSQIATPSEREGGDDWFTLFDIIREKPVVIPPVAVVERIADVVAATEPKPKFIMEDVRPAVKLVVKPSQPRQVDDDWFALLDVAAKIKPAAVDERIRTHPEVRPAKEFAAVEQKAQRRVTIVEETWPQEKVVQQKPRPAVREVEDDWFSLLDVVTKKSVAVPERIQFPAEMRVPAAEAKARIAIPERRPQFEQRVLEERRPVTQTHVNDDWFVLLDVGLKESVVSTQRGTRPVSAPVFSQAALAEAGIPMALLDQPQTSTPIKASRQDERKLEVTVEAVEPSRIEAGVKEFDKPQEDLLRHHANISELKRNFMETAPETRPSEWDKRLSTHSPFRTLGINGQPLPSADGRVCISLLCNGSETKTAHEETSSSWGFSGVPSPTVSHRSEPDGVEAHGAPVEEQSCDREEVVVLDTSLVPVVEVEMAQLPPSFDPCFKALDGIQEEEEESCPELSERPGEIVGSSPAAYFRSDVPQVVRCFQPPLVQTQTVTITAVSTSLPSGISTTEVPIVQTKTVIYEPSKVAVDGTDEDKDNTTSASSKSVTSETTSGTTVTTTTTHISKVVKGGSSETRVEKRIVITADSDIDQDKLAGKRIDAAPRDI, via the exons ATGCATACCG TGGCTACCATGACAACAGAGGCAAGTGCAGTGAACGAGGCGGACACAGAGGGCAAGCAGAAGGCCAGCGGCGCCGAGCCCAAACCCGAACCGGAGAACAAGCAGAAGCCTGAGGCGGCAGCGGCCGAGCCGGAGGGGGAACCGTCGAGCAAGAAGGCCCAGGAGCAGGCCTCTGAGCCTGGGCCTGCTGATGTAGCTACCTCCCccgaggaggagcagctgaaaCCTCGTACCCGGACCTCTGCTGGCAAAGGCCTGTCTcgcctcttctcctctttcctcaAACGCCGCTCACAGTGCTCCGAGGAAGAGGGGTTCGAGGCAGAGAAAGCCAGGGAGGAGAAGGCAGATAAAGAGGAAAAAGCTGACAAGGCAGAAGAGGAGAAGGTGGAAGAGGTGAAACCTGAAGAGAAGGAGGCTaaagcagaggaggaaaaagtaGAGGTAAAAGAAGTGAAaaagaaggaagaaaaagaaccaaaagaggagaaagaggaagaaaaggttGAGAAGAGGggcagtaaaaagaaaaagaaagaagccAAGAAGAAACAAGAGAAAAAAGATGAGGAGAAAGTGAAAAACGAcgaggagaaaaaagaagaggaaacggtgaaaaagaaagaggagcaaaaggaggaggagaaagcacAGCAGACTGTAGATAAGAAGGAAGAACAATTGGAGAcaaaagaagaaacacagaaGGAGACTGCTGAAGTTAAAGAGAAGGGGGCAGAAGCCGTGAAGAAAGAGACTAAAGACGAGGAAAGAGTTGACAAGAGGgttacaaagaaaaaagaaaaggaggataagataaagaagaaggaagaggagaaggcaAAGAGGAAAGCAGAGGAAGACGAAAGAgtaaagaagagagaagaagagaaagcaaagaagaaagaggaagaaaaggcgAGAGAGGCCgaaaaaacaaagaagaaagaagaggagaagaccaagaaggaggaggacaaaacaaaagaggagaagactaaaaagaaagaagaagagaaaccaaAAGAGGAGttaaagaagaaagaggaggacaaGGCGAAAGAAGAGgtaaagaagaaggaggaggaaaagccagaagaaaaacagaagaaggaagaggaaaaagggaagaaaaaagagaagggaAAGAACAAAGGGAAGAAGGAGGTGAAAGGGCCAAGTGAGGAGCAGGTGAAAGCACCGATTGCAGCTCCAGAGCCTGaacttaaaactgagccagacACTGaacaggctccagatcagcacTCGATAAGCAGCGGAGAGACACAG CAGGCTCAAGAGGAAAACAAGGAAGAAGCTGCGATAAAGGAGGAGCCTGAAGTCGTGGAAGAAGTGAAGAAGGAGGACACggagaaaaaggaggaagaaccagcagaacaggagAAAGAAGccaaaggagaggagaaggcgAAGGCGAAGGAGGAGGCAAAGAAGGAGAAGCCTGTGAAAGAAAAGAAGACGGAGAAGAAGACGGAGAAGAAG acagagaagaacacggagaagaagacagagaagaacacggagaagaagacagagaagaacaCGGAGAAGAACACGgagaagaagacagagaagaacaCGGAGAAGAACACGGAGAAGAACACGgagaagaagacagagaagaaggcAGAGAAGAAGGCAGaagaggcagaggcagaggaaGCGAAAGGCTCCAAACGTCAGAAAACCATGCAATGCAAAGTCACCTTACTGGACGACACTCAGTTTGAGTGTGAGCTTGAT AAACATGCTAAAGTCCAAGACCTTCTAACAAAGGTGTGCGACCATGTCAACCTGCTGGAGAGAGATTACTTTGGCCTCACTACCCAGGAATCCTCAACTAACAAA ACATGGATGGAATCCACCAAAGAGATCAGGAAACAGGTTTCAGGTGCTGTGTATGAGTTTGCATTCGGCGTGAAGTTCTACCCACCTGATCCAGCACAGCTCACCGAAGACCTCACCAG GTACTTTCTATGTCTGCAGCTGAGGAAGGACATTATGCATGGTGTTCTTCCATGTTCCTTTGTCACTCTGTCCCTGCTGGGCTCCTATACGGCCCAGTCAGAGCTCGGAGAGTACGACCCAGAGCTCCACGGGACAGATTATGTGAAGGATCTGAGTTTGGCCCCCGGACAGAGCAAAGAGCTGGAGGACAAGGTGATGGAGCTGCACCGCACATACAG gtcAATGAGTCCGGCCCAGGCAGACATGTCGTTTCTGGAAAATGCCAAGAAACTCGCCATGTATGGAGTTGACCTGCACCATGCTAAG GATCTCGATGGTGTCGACATCACGCTGGGGGTCTGCTCTAGTGGTTTGATGGTTTACAAGGACAAGCTGAGGATCAACCGTTTCCCCTGGCCCAAAGTGCTCAAGATCTCTTACAAACGCAGCAGCTTCTTTATTAAAATCAGGCCGTCGGAG CAAGAGCAGTATGAAAGCACAATTGGCTTTAAACTGCCCAACTACAAAGCCTCGAAGAAGCTGTGGAAAGTTTGCGTTGAACACCATACCTTCTTCAG GGTTCCAACAGTAGAGCCGCCCTCATCACGGCGCTTCCTCATCTTGGGCTCCAAGTTCCGGTACAGCGGGCGCACTCAGGCCCAAACCCGTCAGGCCAGCTCCATGATTGACCGCCCGGCCCCTCGCTTCACACGCTCTGCAAGCAAGAGGCTGTCCCGTAACCTAGATGGAG CTGGAgatgaaactctccagttcctgCAAGGACTTTCAGCATCAACCAGGTCTGAGGTTGATGATTGGTCGCTGATGCTGACGTCTGACAAACCCCAGCCCTCTCCTGAATTCACAG CCAGAGGGGAGTCTGAGCACATGTTCATTGAGTCCTGGGAAGAAGGGCAGTCCGTTCACACAGACGCAGTAACCTGGCAGGAAACTGAGACTGGGCAGACTGGCTCTCAAACCATCACCCAGACAGTCAGTGAACCGTGGCAGGAGCTGGCGTCTGATGAACAAAAGCAGAGGAGCAAAGAGGACGAGTGGTCTGCCATGCTCCATCGTCATCCTCCTTTTCCCTTTGTCCCACCTTTCGATTTTGTGAAACAGCCAG CTAAGCTCAGCTTGGCAAAAATTAGGGCTTTGGACCGACTATTGCGACCAGATCTCACACAACAAGATGATTGGTTCCTTTACTTTGACCCACTCTTCAGCCTGTCCTCGCTTGAGAGCGCTAACAAACCAT TGTCTCCCCTAGCTCAGTTCCAGCTCCAGGAGGAGGATGAGCAGGGCAGTCGTGTGGCAGAGCAGGAACTGACCAGTGAGGAGGTCATTGAGAGGTTGCAGGAAACCGTGATGCTGGTAGAGAAGCTGAAAGAGGCAAATGTTTTGGAAAGGAGGCTTAGAGAAGTTAGGGATTTAGAGGATAGACTCCAAGGAATGGATGAGATGGCAGAGCGGCTTCAGGATGTAATAGAACAGGAATTGGGTAAGGAAGAGGTAGATAAGTTGAGGGAAGAAGATGGAGATTTGGAGCAGGAAAGACAAATACAAGCAGAACGTATAGTACAAACCGTCTTAAGGAAATCTGTGAGTAAAATAGAGACAAAAGAGGATGAAGTGGACGAATTGGAAGAGCAGATAAAGGAGGTGTTTTTAAAAGGCTTGTTgcctgaagaggaagaggttgAGGTGAAGCAGGAGACTGAAAAAGAGGTGACAGACGAGAGTGTACTTGATGACAGCTTGAGAGAGAAGCTACGCCAGATAGAAAAGGAATGGCGAGACGATGTGGAGGACAAGTTGAAATCTGGATCTTCAGATGTCACCTCATCTATAGTTGCATACCAGAAGGTGGAGCGTAGGACTAAGAAGAGAGTGACTATTGTAGAAGAGAGAGGGCGGACGCAGGAAGAAATGGAAGATGTGCAGGTACAGCGTGTTGTGATGTCAGAGGAGAGGATAGAAAAAGAGATGACATGGCGTAAGACAGAAACACTGGAGGAGATAACTGAGGGAGAAGTTACAGAGAGGCTTCAGACTGAGGATCGATCTCAGGGGCCAGATGAGGATATCTGGTTCATACTTTTTGACCGGCCTCCATACAAAGCTGTTTTCAAACCACCAG TTACTACTGTGGAACGGGCTGAGGTGGATGAAGGCGAGTATTTCACCTCAGAGACTGAGATTACAACAGTTGAGGAGAAAACGGAGATTATAgtagaagagagaaaaataagagaCGAGGAAGTGTGGCGTATACCAGAGATCTCACCACCACAGACCATCATGGGAAGAGATGATGACTGGTTTGTGTTGCTGGATGTTGTTCCCAAAGAAACGCCTTATGTGCCACCAG TTACCTTGAAGGGAAGAGACCAGATTGGTGCAGAAAGTTTTGTCTCCGTGGTTGGAACTGcagccgaggaggaggagattaGAGAAGTAGTATCTGAAGAGAGAAAGATAATAGAAGAGGCACCAAGACATCTACAAGAAATCCCACAAATGCCAGTGACCGAAAGGGATGATGACTGGTTTGGGTTGCTGGATGTTGTTCCCAGAGAAACATCTTATGTACCACCAG TTACCTCGAAGGCAGGAGACCAGATTGGTGCAGAAAGTTTTGTCTCTGTGGTTGGAACTGcagccgaggaggaggaggagattagAGAAGTTGTatctgaagagagagagataatagAAGAGGCGCCAAGATATCTACAAGAAATCCCACAAATGCCAGTGACCGACAGGGATGATGACTGGTTTGTGTTGCTGGATGTTGTTCCCAGAGAAACATCTTATGTACCACCAG TTACCTTGAAGGGAAGAGACCAGATTGGTGCAGAAAGTTTTGTCTCTGTGATTGAAACTGcagccgaggaggaggagattaGAGAAGTTGTATCTGAAGAGAGAAAGATAATAGAAGAGGCACCAAGACATCTACAAGAAATCCCACAAATGCCAGTGACCGACAGGGATGATGACTGGTTTGTGTTGCTGGATGTTGTTCCCAGAGAAACATCTTATGTACCACCAG TTGCTGTTGCAGAGCGTGTTGAAGTGTCCCCAGAAGAACGTGTCTCTCTGGTTAAAATAACAGCCGTTGaagtgagagaaaaaagagtGGAGATTATGGCTCCTGTGCTGAGTGAGAAGCAGGTAGAAGCACTGCCACAGGCtgtgagagagatagaggatGACTGGTTTGTGCTGCTGGATGTCCCCACTAGAGAACCATCATATGTGCCACCAG TTACCATGGCTGAGTATGTTCAGGTTTATCCTGAAGAAAGTGTCTCTACTGTGGTTGAAACGATACCAGTAGAGTCCAGGAAGGAGGTCGTAGTTGAAGAGATTGTGGTGCAgaaagaggacagaggacagcagaAAATATCGCAGCCAGTCAGAGAAAGAGATGATGACTGGTTTCTTCTGCTGGATGTTGTTCCCAGAGGAGCTGCCTATGTACCTCCAG TTTTTCTGGCAGCACCGAGTCAGATTTATCCAAGTGTTCAACCTCGACGAGTTGAAGTGATAAGCGTAGAGCTGAAGTTGCAGCAGGTTGATCTTGAACAGATTAGACTGCAGCCTTCCGGGCCGCTGCCAGAGAGGGATGATGACTGGTTTGTGCTGTTTGATGCTATTCGTGAAGAGACAGTCATACTACCATCAG CTTCTTTGACTTTGTTTGTGCCAGTTACTGCTGTTGAGATGATTCCGGATATGAGGAAGACGTTTGAGGCAGAGGTGACCACCACAGAGACTAGAACGTGGAAGAAGATGATAATTGGTGTGGAGagcagacaagatgagacaCGTCTGTCTGAAATTAGACCTAGTCAAATTGCAACGccgtcagagagagaaggaggagatgaTTGGTTTACCCTGTTCGACATCATCCGCGAAAAGCCTGTTGTCATACCACCAG TTGCTGTGGTTGAGCGTATCGCGGATGTGGTGGCAGCCACTGAACCAAAACCTAAATTCATCATGGAAGACGTGAGGCCCGCTGTGAAGCTGGTGGTTAAACCGTCACAGCCGAGACAGGTGGATGATGACTGGTTTGCGCTGCTAGATgttgcagcaaaaataaaaccAG CGGCTGTGGACGAACGTATTCGCACGCACCCTGAAGTAAGACCAGCTAAAGAGTTTGCAGCCGTAGAGCAGAAAGCACAGCGGAGAGTTACTATAGTGGAGGAGACGTGGCCGCAGGAGAAGGTGGTACAGCAGAAACCACGTCCAGCAGTGAGAGAGGTGGAAGATGATTGGTTTAGTCTTCTGGATGTGGTCACTAAGAAATCAG TCGCTGTCCCTGAACGCATCCAGTTCCCAGCAGAGATGAGGGTTCCAGCTGCTGAGGCCAAAGCGAGGATTGCTATTCCCGAGAGGAGACCACAGTTTGAGCAACGGGTCCTGGAGGAAAGACGTccagtcacacaaacacatgtcaATGATGATTGGTTTGTTCTACTAGATGTTGGCCTCAAGGAGTCAG TGGTGAGCACACAGAGGGGCACCCGTCCCGTCAGTGCTCCGGTCTTCTCCCAGGCGGCTCTGGCCGAGGCCGGGATCCCCATGGCCCTCCTCGATCAGCCCCAGACCTCTACTCCAATCAAGGCCAGCCGCCAGGACGAGAGAAAGCTGGAGGTCACTGTAGAAGCTGTGGAGCCCTCAAGAATCGAAGCTGGGGTCAAG GAGTTCGATAAGCCTCAGGAGGACCTGCTCAGGCACCATGCCAACATCAGTGAGCTGAAGAGGAACTTCATGGAAACCGCCCCGGAGACCAGACCCAGCGAGTGGGACAAGCGCCTGTCCACGCACTCTCCGTTCCGCACCCTGGGCATCAATGGTCAGCCTCTGCCCAGTGCAGATGGG